The genomic region GGGGCTGTTCCTGGGCTGGCTTAGATACTATGGGCAGATGCACGGCATTTCCGTGATAGCCGTCTCCCCACGCTACACGACGCAGGATTGCAGCGGGTGCGGCGAGCGGGTGAAAAAGACGCTCAGCATGCGGACCCATATCTGCCCTGCTTGTGGGCTGGTGCTTGATCGGGACTATAACGCGGCCCTCAACATTCTCTTTGCTGCCTTGGAATACCTGGCAGCCTACCGTACCGCCGGGCAGGCGGAAACGGGTCGCTCGCAAGAGCGGCAAAACGCTTCTGGACAGTGGACCTCTAGCGCTCTCAAGCGATTGAGAGTGGTCAAGCCCGCTGGCTGAAGGAAGAATCTCCCGGTTGTAACCGGGGGAGTGTCAACTGCGCTCATGATCCATTTCGCGCGAGTTTCACTCATGAGGCGCTGTGTTCCTGATGAAGCCCGCGAATCACCATTTGGACCAGCCGCCGAAAACTCTCATCCAGGTCCAGGGGGATGCCGAAGCCACCAGAGGTTTCCAGCGCGACGAAGCCGTGCAGCGCGCTGCGCAGCCCCCGGATAGCATGGATGGCCGCCTCGCCCTGAAGGCCATAGGCGGCCAGTACGGCGGCTATAACCTCGACCGCTTCTTGCGCGGCGGTTTGCCATTGCTGGTCGCCTGCATCGGGCGCGCGAACGGTGGTGGCGTACAGCCCTGGATGCTCTTTCGCAAAGGCACGAAATGCCTGGGCCAGCGCGGCGACGGCCTCGTCCGCCGCCTTGCCCATGACGGCTCGTGTCAGTCGGGCGTTCAGTTCGCGTATGCCAAGCTGCGCCAGATCGCGGCGCAAGCCTCCCAGGCCCGCTATATGGTTGTAAAGCGAGGGAGCGCGGATGCCCAGGCGTTCGGCCAGCCTGGCGAGCGTCAACTGCTCCAGTCCTTCGGCGTCGGCCAGGTCGGCTGCCGCCTGGATGACCGCTGCGCGATCCAGTCGTGCTTTAGGCAGCATGAGCGCCTGGCTCCAGGAAACGCCGCCGGGCGACAGCAATCGCGCGGTCCATCGCGGCCAGCGGCGCATTCAGCACCGGCCCATGCCCGACGGCCAGGCGCGCTGGCTCCAGGCCGCGCAGGGCTTCGGCGCTGCGCAGGGCTGTCTCTTTGTGCCAGGTTGCCATAGCGGGGAACGGGAAGAGAGGCCGCACGACCCCTGAAACGGCGATGCCGCCGCGTGTCTGGAAGGCGTCGCCAGCGATCAGCGTCCCTTCGCGGCGGTCCAGAAAGGCTACATGGCCGGGCGTATGGCCGGGGGCCGCGATAACTTCCAGCGACCCGACGTAATCGCCTGGCGCGAGGGTTCGGGTTGGCCTGGTGGCGCAGATGGGATAGCCGCCGCGCAGCTTGACCTGCGGCTCCTGGGGATCGAGGCTGTGATCGCCGCTGAGGAAGCGCGCGTCGCGGGCGCTGA from Ktedonobacterales bacterium harbors:
- a CDS encoding WHG domain-containing protein, producing the protein MLPKARLDRAAVIQAAADLADAEGLEQLTLARLAERLGIRAPSLYNHIAGLGGLRRDLAQLGIRELNARLTRAVMGKAADEAVAALAQAFRAFAKEHPGLYATTVRAPDAGDQQWQTAAQEAVEVIAAVLAAYGLQGEAAIHAIRGLRSALHGFVALETSGGFGIPLDLDESFRRLVQMVIRGLHQEHSAS
- a CDS encoding MBL fold metallo-hydrolase produces the protein MKTTSQGKYLYQLERLGFVNCYFVREDDGFTLVDTGLSGSAQAILNAARALGAPIVRIALTHAHVDHVGSLDALHTQLPDAEVLISARDARFLSGDHSLDPQEPQVKLRGGYPICATRPTRTLAPGDYVGSLEVIAAPGHTPGHVAFLDRREGTLIAGDAFQTRGGIAVSGVVRPLFPFPAMATWHKETALRSAEALRGLEPARLAVGHGPVLNAPLAAMDRAIAVARRRFLEPGAHAA